CCGGGCATGCCGGTGGTCACCGGTATCTGCTTGATGACCTCGTCGTTCTTGTAGACGGTCATCTGGTGCGCGGCCGCGTCCGTGACGGCGACTATCTTCGCGCCGGTGGTCAGCTCGATGGGCTCGGCCTTCCCTCCCCAGAGCCGGTCGCCTATCTTCAGGCCCTCCAGGTTGCTGTGCACCCGGATGGTGGCCTCGGCGGGCCAGTACTCCTTGGGCCGGTAGTGCAGCTTCTTGTCGTCCACCCAGTGCCAGGCGCCCTCCGCGGCGGGGGTGGAGTCCACCTTGAGCGCCCGTTCGACGACGGACCGGGCGGCCTTGTCCTTGACCGGTCGGCTGAGCTCGGCGGTGACGGGCTGGCCGACGCCGTACCTGCCCTCCTTCGGTCCGAAGGTGACGTTCAGGCGCTTCTTGGTGAGCGGGCGGCCGGTGTCGAAGGCGACGGTCTCGCGGCCGGGCGCTCCGTCCTCGTCCTCGGTGCTCACATGGACCGTGTAGCGGGCGTTGGCTGCGAGCGGTGAGGTGGAGCGCCAGCGACCCCCGTCGGCGGAGAGTTCGCCCGCCACGTAGCGTCCTGCGGCGTCCACGGCGGTGACGTCGGTGATGCGTCCGTCGTCCTCGGCGGTGACTTCCAGCGGCTTGTCCGGGTCGGCCTTCTCGCCGTCGCCGGTGGGGGTGTTGAAGGAGACGTGGTCGGCCGCGTCGTAGGGCGTGCCGGAGAGGGGGTGGCCACCGGAACCGCAGGCGGCGACGCCCACTCCCATGGAGACCACCAGCAGCGTGCAGCCGACGACTATGCGGTTACGGGGTGAGGTGCTCATGGGTTCAACGTAGGAACGGCCGTCGGGTGCGGCGCGTCGGGTGAGCCGTGTGGGCTACGTGCGGTGTGGCGAAAGGGGGAAGCCCGGACCTCCTGTCGGAGTGTCCGGGCTTCCGTGCGCGTGGCGCGTGCTACTGGCGCTCGCTACTGGTTCTGGTTCTCGCCGCGGTAGTACTCGAAGACCCAGCCCCACAGGCCGATCAGGATGATCGGGGTGGAGAAGTACAGCAGCCACCAGCCGAAGACGACGCCCATGAAGGCGAGCGCGCCACCCACGCCGAGGGCGAGGGGCTGCCAGCTGTGCGGGCTGAAGAAGCCCAGCTCACCGGCGTCGTCCGCGACGTCGGCCTCCTTGTCGTCCTGCGCGCCCACGTCGACCCGCCGGGCCGTGAAGGCCAGGTAGTAGCCGACCATGATGCACAGGCCGAAGGCCAGGAAGAGCGCCGTGGTGCCGGCCGGCTCCTTCGACCACACGCCGTAGACGATCGCCATGGCGAGGACGAAGACGCTCAGCCAGATGAACATCTTGCCTTGGACCTTCACTTGCCGGCCTCCTTGCCGCTGGTCGCCAGCTCGTTGGCCGCCGGGCCGCCGTGCGCGAGCTGTTCGAGCGCGGCGATCTCCGGGTGGTGCAGGTCGAACGCCGGGGATTCACTGCGGATCCGCGGCAGGGTGAGGAAGTTGTGCCGCGGCGGCGGGCAGGAGGTCGCCCACTCCAGGGAGCGGCCGTAGCCCCACGGGTCGTCGACGCCGACGGGCTTGCCGTACTTGGCGGTCTTCCACACGTTGTAGAGGAACGGCAGGATCGACAGACCGAGCACGAACGAGGCGATCGTGGAGATCGTGTTCAGCGCGGTGAACCCGTCGGCCGCGAGGTAGTCCGCGTACCGGCGCGGCATGCCCTCGGCGCCCAGCCAGTGCTGGACGAGGAAGGTGCCGTGGAAGCCGATGAACAGCGTCCAGAAGGTGATCTTGCCGAGGCGCTCGTCGAGCATCTTGCCCGTCATCTTCGGCCACCAGAAGTGGAAGCCGGAGAACATCGCGAACACCACGGTGCCGAAGACGACGTAGTGGAAGTGCGCCACCACGAAGTACGAGTCGGAGACGTGGAAGTCCATCGGGGGCGAGGCCAGGATGACACCGGTCAGACCACCGAAGGTGAAGGTGATCAGGAAGCCGGTGGCCCACAGCATCGGCGTCTCGAAGGACAGCGAGCCCTTCCACATCGTTCCGATCCAGTTGAAGAACTTCACGCCCGTCGGTACGGCGATGAGGAACGTCATGAAGGAGAAGAACGGCAGGAGCACACCGCCGGTGACGTACATGTGGTGCGCCCACACCGTCACCGAGAGGCCGGCGATCGCGATGGTCGCGCCGATCAGGCCCATGTAGCCGAACATCGGCTTGCGGGAGAAGACCGGGATGACCTCGGAGATGATGCCGAAGAACGGCAGGGCGATGATGTACACCTCTGGATGGCCGAAGAACCAGAAGAGGTGTTGCCAGAGCAACGCGCCGCCGTTGGCCGCGTCGAAGACATGGGCACCGAACTTGCGGTCCGCCTCCAGGGCGAACAGCGCGGCCGCGAGGACCGGGAAGGCGAGCAGGACCAGGACACCGGTCAGCAGCACGTTCCAGGTGAAGATCGGCATGCGGAACATCGTCATGCCGGGCGCGCGCATGCAGATGATCGTGGTGATGAAGTTGACCGAGCCGAGGATCGTGCCGAAGCCGGAGAAGGCCAGACCCATGATCCACATGTCGGCGCCGACGCCCGGGCTGCGGACGGCGTCCGACAGCGGGCTGTAGGCGAACCAGCCGAAGTCGGCCGCACCCTGCGGGGTGAGGAAGCCACCGACCGCGATGAGCGAGCCGAAGAGGTACAGCCAGTACGCGAACATGTTCAGCCGCGGGAACGCCACGTCGGGCGCGCCGATCTGCAGCGGCATGATCCAGTTGGCGAATCCGGCGAACAGCGGCGTCGCGAACATCAGCAGCATGATCGTGCCGTGCATCGTGAACGCCTGGTTGAACTGCTCGTTCGACATGATCTGCGTACCCGGGCGGGCGAGCTCGGCGCGCATGAAGAGCGCCATGACGCCGCCGATGCAGAAGAACGCGAACGACGTGACCAGGTAGAGCGTGCCGATCGTCTTGTGGTCGGTGGTCGTCAGCCACTTCACCACGACGTTGCCGGGTTGCTTGCGCCGTACCGGCAGCTCGTCCTCGTACGAGCCCTCGGCGGCTGCAGCACCTTGAGGTTCGTTGGTGATGCTCACAGCTGGTTCACCTCGTGGTCCTTCTCGTGCTGCGTCTGCTCGATGCCCGCCGGGACGTACCCCGTCTGGCCCTTCTCGGCCAGCTCCTTGAGGTGCTGCTCGTACCGCTCCTGGGAGACGACCTTCACGTTGAAGAGCATCCGGGAGTGGTCGACGCCGCACAGTTCGGCGCACTTGCCGAGGAAGGTGCCCTCCTGGTTGGGCGTCACCTGGAACACGTTGGTGTGGCCCGGGATGACGTCCTGCTTCATCAGGAACGGCACCACCCAGAAGGAGTGGATGACGTCACGCGAGGTGAGGACGAAGCGGACCGTCTTGCCTTCCGGCAGCCAGAGGGTCGGGCCGGGGTTGCCGGTCTGCGGGTTCTTGTCACCGGGGATGCCGCAGGTGTACACGCCGCCCGCGTTGTCCGGGAACTGCTTCTTCCACTTGGTCGGAATCGCGGCCAGGTTCTCGTCGGTCTTCGCGTCGCCCGTGGAGCCGTCGACGTTCTCGATGTAGTTGAAGCACCAGCTCCACTGGAAGCCGACCACGTTGACCGTGAGGTCGGGCTTCTTCGACGTGTCGAGCAGCTTCGACTCGTCGCGAGCGGTGAAGTAGAAGAGCACCGAGACGATGATCAGCGGGACGACCGTGTACAGCGCCTCGATGGGCATGTTGTACCGGGTCTGTGGGGGAACTTCGACCTTGGTGCGGCTGCGCCGGTGGAAGAAAGCACTCCACAGGATCAGGCCCCACACCAGCACGCCCGTGGCGAGCGCGGCCGCCCACGACCCCTGCCACAGGGAGAGGATCCGCGGAGCCTCTTCCGTGGTCGGGGTGGGCATACCCAGGCGGGGGAAGTCCTCCCATGTGCAACCGGTGGCGGTCGCCAGGACCAGGCCTGCGGTCATTGCCTGCAGCAGCTTCCGCCGCATCGGGCGCCGCGGCGAGCGGTCGGAGCCGTTGGGACTCACGTAGCGCCTTCCCGAGAGTCTCGCCCGCGCGGTATGGCTGCGGCCTTCTCGCTGGTCGGTCGCCGCCCTGCGACGGGCAGGGGTTTGGATGTTTATGCGGACCAAACCCTACTGGACGCGTTTTGGGGTCGCGCGGGGAGGGGGGCCCAACTCGCCGGGGGTCACTTGTAGCGGCTACTCGGGGTGCCGGGTGCGCCTAATAGCTCGGGGGTTCGGGTGATTTGGCGGGTGCGCGCACGTTGTGGCCGTTCGCGCAGTTCCCCGCGCCCCTTTGTTGTCGGCCCGAGGCTTTAGCGTTGACCTGTGGGCTACTTCGACTCTGCATCCTCCGCTCCCCTTCATCCCGTCGCGCGGCAGGCGCTGATGGCTTCGCTGGACGAGGGGTGGGCCGATCCCGCGCGGTTGTACCGGGAGGGGCGGCGGGCCCGGCTGTTGCTCGACGCGGCCCGGGAGGCCGCCGCCGAGGCGGTCGGGTGCCGGGTGGACGAGCTGGTCTTCACCTCGTCGGGGACGCGGGCCGTGCACGCCGGGGTCGCGGGGGTGCTGGCCGGGCGGCGGCGGGTGGGGCGCCACCTGATCGTGTCGTCCGTCGAACACTCTTCGGTGCTGCACGCGGCGGAGGTGCACGAGGCCGACGGCGGGACGGTCACCCGGGTGGCGGTGGACCGTGCGGGGTCGGTCGCCGTGTCCTCCTACGCCGAGGCGCTGCGGCCGGACACCGCGCTCGCCTGCCTCCAGTCCGCCAACCACGAGGTGGGCACCGAGCAGCCGGTGGCCGAGGTCGCGGAGGTGTGCCGGGCGGCGGGCGTGCCGCTGCTGGTGGACGCGGCGCAGTCGCTCGGCTGGGGGCGGGTGAACGGGGACTGGTCGGTGTTGACCGGCAGCGCCCACAAATGGGGCGGGCCGTCCGGGGTCGGACTGCTCGTCGTCCGCAAGGGGGTGCGGTTCGCGGCGCAAGGGCCCGCCGACGAGCGGGAGTCGGGGCGGGCGGCCGGCTTCGAGAACATCCCGGCGATCGTGGCGGCCGCCGCCTCGCTGCGGGCCGTACGGGCGGAGGCCGCCGAGGAGGCCGTACGGCTGCGGGAGTTGACGGAGCGGATCCGGGCGCGGGTGCCGGCGCTGGTGCCGGACGTGGAGGTGGTGGGCGACCCGGAGAGCCGGCTGCCCGGCGTGGTCACCTTCTCCTGTCTCTATGTCGACGGGGAGACATTGCTGCACGAGCTGGACCGCGAGGGTTTCTCCGTCTCCTCCGGGTCCTCCTGTACGAGCAGCACGCTGACGCCCAGCCATGTGCTGCGGGCCATGGGGGTGCTGAGCGAGGGGAACGTCCGGGTGTCACTACCGCCGGGGGCGGCGGCCGAGGACGTCGAGCGGTTCCTGTCGGTGCTGCCGGGGGCGGTCGCGGCGGTGCGGGAGAAGCTGGGGGCGCCGGTGACCGCCGCCGTGACGGCCGTACAGCGGGACGCCCTCGTCGTGGACGCCCTCGGCAAGCGGTGCCCGATCCCCGTCATCGAGCTGGCCAAGGTGATCGGGGACGTCCCGGTCGGCGGCACCGTCCGCGTCCTCTCCGACGACGAGGCGGCCCGCCTGGACATCCCGGCGTGGTGCGAGATGCGGGGCCAGGAGTACGTGGGGGAGGAACGGGTGGAGCGGGGGTCGGCGTATGTGGTGCGCCGGGTGAGTTAGCGGGCCGCTTGAGGGCCGCAGGCCCAAAAGGGGCGTGGGGAACCGCGCGACCAGCCACGACGGACCCGCGGCCGACAACGCGCCGGCCGCGGCACCCCCGTAGTCGCAAGGCCCCCTCAGCCCAGGTGCTTCTTCACTTCCGCCGCCGCCTCGTCCCCGTACGCCTTCTCGAACCGGTCCATGAAGTGGGCCCGCCGCAGCTGGTACTCCTGCGTCCCCACCGTCTCGATCACGAGCGTGGCGAGCATGCAGCCGACCTGCGCCGCCCGCTCCAGCGAGACGCCCCAGGCCAGCCCCGACAGGAAGCCCGCGCGGAACGCGTCGCCGACACCCGTGGGCTCGGCCTTGCGCTCCTCCTCGGGGCAGCCGACCTCGATGGGGTCCTCACCGGCCCGCTCGACCCGGACACCGCGCGCGCCGAGCGTGGTCACCCGGTGGCCCACCTTCGCGAGGATCTCCGCGTCCGACCAGCCGGTCTTGGACTCGATGAGGCCCTTCTCGTACTCGTTGGAGAACAGGTACGTGGCGCCGTCCAGCAGTATCCGGATCTCGTCGCCGTCCATGCGGGCGATCTGCTGGGAGAAGTCCGCGGCGAACGGGATGTTCCGGGAGCGGCACTCCTCGGTGTGGCGGAGCATCGCCTCCGGGTCGTCCGCGCCGATGAGGACGAGGTCGAGGCCGCCGACCCGGTCGGCGACGGTCTTCAGCTCGATGAGGCGGGCCTCGCTCATCGCGCCGGTGTAGAAGGAGCCGATCTGGTTGTGGTCGGCGTCCGTGGTGCAGACGAAGCGGGCCGTGTGCAGCGTCTCGGAGATGCGCACGGAGGAGGTGTCCACCCCGTGGCGGTCGAGCCACGCGCGGTACTCGTCGAAGTCGGCGCCGGCCGCGCCGACCAGGATCGGCCGCGTGCCGAGCTGTCCCATGCCGAACGCGATGTTGGCGCCGACACCGCCTCGGCGTACGTCGAGCTGGTCGACGAGGAAGGAGAGGGAGACCGTGTGCAGTTGGTCCGCGACGAGTTGGTCGGCGAAGCGGCCCGGGAAGGTCATCAGATGGTCGGTGGCGATGGAGCCGGAGACTGCGATACGCACGGCGAGGACACACTCCTGCGGAGGGAGGGGGATTGACAGTTCACGCTACCGGGTCGTCCGCGTGCGCTGAAGCAGGCGAAACTACCCGATAGTAGGTCTTTCTTCGTGGGGTTTCCGGTGCGTACGGTGCCGTTATGACGAACACCAAGATCCACGGCACCGTCCCGTTCGACCCGGACGGCGGCCTCGCGGCGCTGCGTGGCGACTGCGCCCGCATGGTTCCGCACTGGGCGGCCCCCGCGAAGGTCATTACGGCTCCGGTGTCTCCTTCGCTCATCCACGGGGTGACGGTGCCGGTGACGTCCGCTCGGCTGGTGGACGCGATGCCGGAGTACGGCGACTGAGGGAACCGTCGGCTCCTCCGCCGCGTCCCATCGCTGTCCCCCGTATAGGGGAGGCGGCGTACGACCTGCCGAAGGAGCGATGCGGTGAACTCCGAACGACCCGACACCCCCGAGAACCCGGCCGAGGGCCCGGAGCCCGACGCCACGGAGGGACTCGGGGTCGCCGGGGACGAGGCCCCCGAGACCGACGCGACGGGGACGGCCGAGCGCGCCGGGAAGGCCGAGGGCGCGGCGGAGGCCGGGAGCGCCGAGGAGGCCGAAGAGGTGGAGGAGCCGGAGAAGGCGGGGGAGCCTGCCGATCCGGATTCGGCCCCCGCTCCGGCTGCCGTTGCCGCTGCCGAAACAGATTCGGCACCCGATTCGGCTCCGGCTGTCGCTTCCGATCTTTCCCCCTCCCCCTCCCCGCGGAGCGTCCCCGCCGCGCGCCCTGGGCGTTCGCGGTCGCGGCTGGTCGTGGCTTCCGTGGTCGCCGCCGTGTTGGTGGTCGGCGGGGGCGGGGCGCTTCTCGCGTCGACCTCGTCCGGTGGTGCCGGCGGTGGGTCCGGCTCGCCCGGAGGTGACGGCACTCCCCCGCCGCTCGCGCTCGACGGGTATGGCGGCGGTGGTTCGAACGGCATCGCGCCCGGTGAACCCGACCCCAGCGGGGTGACCTACCGCGCGGACGGTGATCTGCCCGAGGGTCCCGGCTCCGCCGCGGTCCACACGGTCAAGGGCGAGGTGACGGCCGCGGAGGTCACGCGCCTGGCGAAGGCCCTCGGGGTGGAGGGCGTACCGACCGCCGAGGGCGAGGCCTGGCGGGTGGGCGCGGCCGGGGACGGTTCGGGGCCGGTGCTGCGGGTGAACAAGCAGGCGCCCGGGACCTGGACGTTCAACCGGTACACGCCGGGTACCGACAACTGCCGGAAGGTCGACGTCTGCACGTCGGGCACCGCCGAGGGCGGGGACCCGGTGAGCGAGGCGGTCGCCAGGAAGGCGGCGGCGCCCGTCCTCAAGGCCGTCGGGCAGGACGACGCCAAGATCGACGCCGGTCAGCTCATGGGCGCCGTACGCGTGGTGAACGCCGATCCCGAGGTGGGTGGACTGCCCACGTACGGCTGGTCGACCGGTGTCCAGGTCGGCGCCGACGGCCAGGTGGTCGGCGGCAGCGGCAACCTGAAGTCGCCGGTGAAGAGCGACACGTATCCCGTCGTCGACGCGGAACGGGCGCTGGAGCTGATGAACGGCTCGGGCCAGGGCGTCGGCGCCGAGCGCGGCGGCATCGGCGGCTGCACCGGTCCCGTACCGCTGGCGGGCGAGAACGGGGCGGCCGGGGAGAGCGGGACGGTCGTGGCGGACGAGACGCCGTGCGAGCGGACGACCGCGCTGCCGAAGCCGGAGCCGGTCACCGTGGAGAGCGCGGTGTTCGGGCTCGCGTCGCACGCGGTGGACGGCCGCCCGGCGCTGTTGCCGTCGTGGATGTTCGAGGTGCGGCCGGCGGGGGCCGGGGACAGCTACACGGTGACGCATCCGGCGGTCGACCCGGCGTTCCTGGCCGCTCCCGAGGCCCGTTCGGAGCCGACCGAGCGGCCCGGCGAGCCGGGTGACACACCGCCGACCGGCTCGTCCGCGCACAAGGTGAAGGTGCAGGGCTACACCGTCGACGGCGACGAGCTGACCGTGTCCTTCTGGGGCGGCGTGTGCAGCGACTACGCGGCCTCGGTGAGCGAGGAGCCGGGCGAGGTGAAGGTCACCGTGACCGAGGCCCCGAGGGAGGGCAAGGTCTGCATCATGATCGCCAAGGTGGTGGAGCGGACGGTGTCGCTGGACGAGCCGCTGGGCGACCGGAAGGTGGTCGGCTCGGACGGCGCGACGATCCCGGAGGGCGGGATCGGGGAGATGGAGCCCCGGTAGCGGCCCCGGCAGCCGTCCCGGTACGAGGACGCCAGTGGTACGACGAAGGCGGCGACCCCCTCCGCGGGGGTCGCCGCCTTCGTCGTACCACTGGCGCGCGTGGCGCCACCGCGCGGGCGGGGCTCAGCTGAAGGAGTCGCCGCAGGCGCAGGAACCCGTCGCGTTCGGGTTGTCGATGGTGAAGCCCTGCTTCTCGATGGTGTCGACGAAGTCGATGGTGGCACCGCCGAGATACGGGGCGCTCATGCGGTCGGTGACGACCTTCACACCGTCGAAGTCCTTCTCCACGTCGCCGTCGAGCGAGCGCTCGTCGAAGAAGAGCTGGTAGCGCAGGCCGGAGCAGCCGCCGGGCTGAACGGCGACGCGCAGCGCCAGGTCGTCACGGCCTTCCTGGTCGAGCAGGGCCTTGACCTTGGCCGCGGCGGCGTCGGTCACGATGATGCCGTCGGTGACGGTGCCGGTCTCGTCCGATACGGACATCTACATCTCTCCCGGGTTGTACGGAGACTGCTTGCCGACGATTGCAACCGCCGGGGCCCCGGATTCATTCCGGGCCGCGCGGAATTTCGTGCGCGTCTCTCTTCATGCTCGCACATGGCCGGTGGAACCCGTCCCGAACTCCGCGCCGGGATTCATGTCACATCGACGCTATGGGCATCGTCAACGTGACGTGAAGCGGTTATGATAGATAGCGTCAATTCGACGAAAAGGATAGCCCGAATGTCCCGCCGACCCTCCCCCGGGCGGCGAGCCGCAGAACAGAAAGGGTGCGTGTCGTGACCACCGCCCAGACCCAGGAGCTCGACGTACAGCCGACGCCCCTCGCCCTGCTGCTGCTCGGCCGCGAGGCCGACCCGAGGAGCGAGCGGGGTGTCGAGTGCCCGGGTGACCTCCCCTCCCCGTCCGACCCCGATCTCGTGGAGCGCGCCCGCGCGGCCAAGGAGAAGCTCGGGGACAAGGTCTTCGTGCTCGGCCACCACTACCAGCGCGACGAGGTCATCCAGTTCGCGGACGTCACGGGCGACTCCTTCAAGCTGGCCCGCGACGCGGCGGCCCGCCCCGAGGCCGAGTACATCGTGTTCTGCGGTGTGCACTTCATGGCCGAGTCGGCGGACATCCTCACCGGTGACGACCAGAAGGTCGTCCTGCCGGACCTGGCCGCCGGGTGCTCGATGGCCGACATGGCCACCGCCGAGCAGGTCGCCGAGTGCTGGGACGTGCTGACCGAGGCCGGCATAGCCGAGCAGGTCGTGCCCGTCTCGTACATGAACTCCTCCGCCGACATCAAGGCCTTCACCGGCAAGCACGGCGGCACGATCTGCACCTCGTCGAACGCGAAGCGGGCCCTGGACTGGGCCTTCGAGCAGGGCGAGAAGGTCCTCTTCCTGCCGGACCAGCACCTCGGGCGCAACACCGCCGTACGGGACATGGGCATGTCGCTCGACGACTGTGTCCTCTACAACCCGCACAAGCCGAACGGCGGCCTGACCGTCGAACAGCTGCGGGCGGCCAAGATGATCCTGTGGCGCGGCCACTGCTCGGTGCACGGCCGCTTCAGCCTGCAGTCCGTGAACGACGTACGGGAGCGGATCCCGGGCGTCAACGTGCTGGTCCACCCCGAGTGCAAGCACGAGGTCGTGGCGGCGGCGGACTACGTCGGGTCGACCGAGTACATCATCAAGGCGCTGGAGGCCGCGCCCGCCGGTTCCAAGTGGGCCATCGGCACCGAGCTGAACCTCGTCCGGCGACTGGCGAACCGTTTCGCTCCCGAGGGCAAGGAGATCGTGTTCCTCGACCGCACGGTCTGCTTCTGCTCGACGATGAACCGCATCGACCTGCCCCACCTGGTGTGGACCCTGGAGTCCCTCGCGGAGGGCACCCTCGTCAACCGCATCGAGGTCGACAAGGAGACCGAGGCGTTCGCGAAGCTGGCGCTGGAGCGGATGCTGGCGCTGCCGTAACCCCCGTACCGCTTCGTCCCGCTCACCCCGACACGGGTTCCCGGTCGGGGTGGGCGGGGTCGAGGGAGAAGAGGGTGCCGTCGGGGGCGGCCGCGACCAGCGCTCCGTCGTGGGGTGCCACCCAGGAAGCGCCCTGCATGGACCAGGTCGGCGTGGTCCGGGGCAGCGTCTCCCACAGCAGGGTGCCCTTGAGCCGGTCGAGCGCCGCGACCCTGCCGGTGGCGCTGGCCAGGTAGAACGTGTCCGTCGCGGCGTCGTACCCGGGCGCGTCCGGCCGTTCCAGGCTGGTCCTGCTCCGCCACAGCAGTTCGCCCGTGTGCGGTGACACGGCGGTCACCTGGCCGTCGGACCGGGTGAACACCAGCACACCGCCCATCAGGGCCGCCCGGCCCCGCCCGTGCTCGCCCGGCGGCGTCATCACCCGGGTCCCGGTCTCCAGGTCCACGAGCAGGATCGAGTCGTACGCCGGGTCGCTGCCGGGGGCCGCGTCGGTGTGCTCGGTGTCCTCCCTGACGAGGACCAGATCTCCCTGCTTCACGCCGAGGAGGGCGCTCTCCAGCGGCACCTTCACGGTCCTGACCGAGCCGTCGGCGCGGTCCACGACCAGGACCCGGGACTCCTCGTTCGCCGCCTTGGCGTCCCGGGTCACCGGTCGGCAGTGCGCGTACGTGCCCGCTCCGGCCGTGGTGAACACGCAGTGGTGGCCGGCGGGCATCGGCAGGGACCAGCGCTCGGCGCCCGTGCGCGGTGAACGGGCCGTGACGGTCTCGCCGTCGGGCTCGGCGGTGAGGACGAGGTCGCCGGTCACGGCCGGGGCGAAGTCGGTGCTGCCCACCCGGCGGGTCCACAGCCGCTCACCGGTGTCCGCGTCGAGGGCGATGAGATCGATGGGGTCCACCACGGGTTCGCCGCTGAAGACGGTCTGCTGCACGAGGACGGTGCCGTCCCGGACACCGAGGACACCGGCGTAGTACTGGTCCCGCTCGGTGGTCGTCGGCGCGATGCCCGCACGCCAGACCGTCCTGCCGGTACGGCCGTCGACGCGGACCGGGAGGACCCCCGCGCCCCCGCAGTAGACGTCCTTCCCGTGCACCTGACAGGAGGGGTCGCCGCCGTTGTTGCCGTCCTTCGCGGGCAGCGCCCGGCGTGTGCCCGCCGCCGCCGTCGCGAACAGCGTCGTCTGCCAGGGCTTCCAGCCGGTGGGCGGTGCTTTCCAGCGGGAGGTCGCGGTCGGCGCGGGGGCCGCCGTGTCGGTCGTGTCCGCGTCGCCCGGCCCCAGCAGATAGGCGGTCAGCCCGAGGACCAGCGCGCCGACGGTGCCGGTCGCGGCGAGCAGGGGCCGGAGACGACGTCGGCGGGCGGGCCGCGGACCCGGATCCGTACCCGACCCCGCCCCCAGCCGGATCTCCTCGCCCGGCCCGGGCCCCAGGCGGACCTCCGCGTCCGGCCCGGTGCCCACGCGGATCTCCTCGCCCGGCCCGGTGCCCAGGAGGATCTCCTCCCCCGGACCGGTGTCCAGGTGAACTTCCGTGGTGGCGGTCGCGGCCTCCTCGCGCCGGGGTGCCGGTGGCAGGGCCCCGGGCTCCGGTTCCGGCAGGGCGGTCTCCAACTCCTGCGCCAGTTCGTCGAGTCCGGGGCGGTCGGCGGCGTCCTTGGCCAGGCAGCGCCCCAGTACCGTGCGCAGCGGCGCGTCCACCCCGTCCAGCACGGGTTCGTCG
This genomic stretch from Streptomyces deccanensis harbors:
- a CDS encoding protein kinase domain-containing protein — protein: MPLRSDDPRSVGGYKVVDRLGTGGMGVVYRARSRSGREVAVKVVHAQYAQDAVFRSRFRQEIDAVRRVSGAFTAAVVDADPEAERPWMATQYVPGRSLAQRIRDQGPLLLTELRPLALGLVEALREIHRAGVVHRDLKPANVLIADDGPRVIDFGISRAAENLALTETGQMIGTPPFMSPEQLTDARTAGPASDVFSLGTLLVYALTGRGPFDADSPYLTAYRVIHDEPVLDGVDAPLRTVLGRCLAKDAADRPGLDELAQELETALPEPEPGALPPAPRREEAATATTEVHLDTGPGEEILLGTGPGEEIRVGTGPDAEVRLGPGPGEEIRLGAGSGTDPGPRPARRRRLRPLLAATGTVGALVLGLTAYLLGPGDADTTDTAAPAPTATSRWKAPPTGWKPWQTTLFATAAAGTRRALPAKDGNNGGDPSCQVHGKDVYCGGAGVLPVRVDGRTGRTVWRAGIAPTTTERDQYYAGVLGVRDGTVLVQQTVFSGEPVVDPIDLIALDADTGERLWTRRVGSTDFAPAVTGDLVLTAEPDGETVTARSPRTGAERWSLPMPAGHHCVFTTAGAGTYAHCRPVTRDAKAANEESRVLVVDRADGSVRTVKVPLESALLGVKQGDLVLVREDTEHTDAAPGSDPAYDSILLVDLETGTRVMTPPGEHGRGRAALMGGVLVFTRSDGQVTAVSPHTGELLWRSRTSLERPDAPGYDAATDTFYLASATGRVAALDRLKGTLLWETLPRTTPTWSMQGASWVAPHDGALVAAAPDGTLFSLDPAHPDREPVSG